Below is a genomic region from Candidatus Limnocylindrales bacterium.
CTTTCCTCTCCAAGCTCGGTCCGCGCGCTGATCCAGTAGTCGTAGCTCGTTCCCGGGGTCGCCGAAGCATCGTCGTAGGAAGTCGCGTCGGCCACGGCGAGCCCGGCCATCGGCTCGCCATGGACTGCGCGATAGATCTGGAACTGCCACGGCCACGGATGAGTGAACGTGAGCTGGACGGCGTCGCTGCGGCTGGTCGACGCGGCAACATTTGCCGGCTCGACGAGCGACCGGAAATTGGCGGTGACCGGCGATGTCGCGTCGATTGCGAGCGCGCAATCGGCGGCATCCGGATCGGCCGGCGAGATGCCCGTCGGAAGGCCGGTGTACGACACATCCGGATTGGCGAAATGTGCGATGCGCGGGCAATCGCCGGCGCAGCCTTCGGCAACGCCCATGATCGTGCGGAACTGTCCGCCCGGATCCTGAAAACCGTACGCGTACGTGAACGCCGGCGAGCTCGTCGAGTTCGCGCGATCGTGCTGGCATCCCATGTTGTGGCCGAGCTCGTGGGCAGTCGTCCAGTTGGTCGCCGAGCACGGCAGCCAGACCACGCTGAACGCGGAGCTTTCGAACGACGGCGAAAGCGTTGCCATCAGCTTCGCCATGCCGCAGTAACCGGCGCCGTCGTTGGTCAGCAGCGAGACGAAATCGGCAAGATACGCGTTTCGAAGCTCGTGCAGCTCGTCCATGTATCCGTCGGTCTTTCCCTGCAGACGCGAAAGATCCGTAGCGATCGTTCCCGACTCGACGTAATCGGTCGCTGCCGTAGCGACGAGCTCGATGCGCGTCGCCATCGCGCTGTTGGCGTATGCGTCGTTGGCGGCGTCGACGGCCAGCTGCGCGGCGGCTTCGATGTCGCCCGACGCGGAAGCCGCGGCCGGAGTGTATGCGATGAGCACGCGGATCGTGTCGACGGCGTCGAACGACGCCGTGCCCGTCGCAGCCTGTGCCGCGCGGGCAGCGCCGCTCGCAACAGCAGACGGATCGGGTTCGGCTTCCGGCGGCAGCGCGTCGCGATCGATCTGTCGGATTTCCGAGATGCCGCCTGCCAGCGGGCGGATCTCGTAGATCGCATCGCCATCCGGGACGAGGCCGGTCACGCCGTCGCCGCGGACGACGAGCAGGGCACGGTTGCCGCCTTCGACTCCCGCCGACCAGCTTCGCAGCCCGCTCGGATGATCCGTGAGCACGACGCCGCTCGCGACGGGCTGCGTGTCGGAGAACAGATTCAGCCGCACGTCCTGCCCGGCATCGAGCAGCGCATGATTCGTGCGGACGAATCGCCGGCGTACCGAAGGTGGAACGTCCGGAGGAGCTCCGGAGCCCGGCGGATCGGCTGCGGAGAACAACTCGTCCGGCGTTGCGTGTGCCGCACCACTGCCGATGCCGCCGAACGTGGCGGCGACAACAGAGATGCAGAGCAGGAAACGGATGCGATGCACGCAGGCACACCCTACCACCGACAACGACGGTCACACGAGCGACGTTCGCGCGCGGTTCGCTCGTCCCCTCATGCGACGTGACGCGTCCGGAATTTGTATGGGCGTTCAGGAAGAGCCGGTCGATCAAGCAAGAGGCCGCGGCGAGTCCGTCGGCCGTATTCGGCACGAGCGCGTGGGGCAAATTCGCAGCCGGAATCACGGCGATGCAGCGCGTCGAAAAAAAATACCCCGACCTGGTTCGAATTGGCGCGGCATCAGCCTAATATGCGGCGCGTCGGTAAGGGGAATGCGGGCGCGGGACCGCTCGCACATCGCCGGCACACAGTTCGTACATTGGAAGCTCGTCGCCGGCCTTGCGCCGGAATGGGGGAAATCATCGTGGCGTTTACGATCGCTTGCGTTCTCGCAATTCTCTCGATGCTGCACGTCTACTGGGGCGTCGAGGGCATCGAAGCTCCGTCCGCAGTCATTCCCGAAGTCGACGGCAAGCCGGCGTTCATTCCGGATGCCCGCGACTGTTACGCCGTCGCTGCGGCGCTGGCACTCGCGTCCATACTCGTCACGACGCGCGGTGGACTGCTGCGCTCGCCGTTTCCCGAAGCATGGACGCAGATCGGAACGATTTCGGTCGGAGCGGTGCTCGCCGTTCGTGCGATCGGAGACTTCCATCTGATGGGCTTCTTCAAGCGCGTGCGCGGAACGGCGTTTGCCGAATGGGACACGCATCTGTTCTCGCCGCTCAGCCTGGTGCTCGGTCTTGCGACCCTGTGGGTCGCGCTGATGGACAAAACGTTCTGAAGCAGGCCTCACGCGCCCTCGCGTGAGGAACGAATTCCGGCGAAGCGTGCGAATCGCTGCGCGCGACTGAAAAACCGCGTTACGCTGGCGGCGTGTTCCCGATCGAGCCGCCCGTCGAGCCCATGCTCGCAAAACTCGCGGAGGAAATTCCCGCAGCAGGCGGTTTCCTCTACGAACCGAAATGGGACGGCTTCCGTTCCATCGTGTTTCGCGGAGGCCCCGGCGAGGTCTTCATCCAGAGCCGCGATTCGCGTCCGCTCGATCGATACTTCCCGGAAATGCACGACGCATTCGCCGAGCTTCTTCCCGACGGCTGCGTCGTCGACGGCGAGCTCGTGATGCCGGCCGCGGCCGGGCTGGATTTCGACGCGCTGCAGATGCGGCTTCATCCGGCAGCATCGCGCGTCGCCAAGCTCGCGAAGGAGACGCCGGCGTCGTTCGTTGCGTTCGATCTTCTCGCGGCGGGCGGCCGCAGCATGCTCGAGCTTCCGCAGGCCGAGCGCCGCCGCGAGCTCGAAAAGCTGCTCGGCCGAACGAAGCCGCCGATCCACCTAACACCGATGACGCGCGATCTCGAAACGGCTACGCGATGGCTTCGCGAGTTCGAGGGAGCAGGGCTCGACGGCGTCATCGCCAAGCCGGAGACGGCGCTGTACCAGCCGGGCAAGCGCGCGATGTTCAAGGTGAAGCACGTGCGAACCGCCGATTGCGTCGTGGCTGGCTTTCGCTGGCACAAGCAGGGCGAGGGCCTGGTCGGATCGCTTCTGCTCGGGCTCTACGACGGCGCCGGCGTTCTTCACCATGTCGGCGTCTCCTCCGCATTCACGATGTCGGTGCGCCGCGAGCTTGCCGCCGAGCTCGAACCGCTTCGCCGCAACGCGATGGCCGGCCATCCGTGGAGAGACTGGGCGCAGGCTGACGAGAGCTCGCAGCGGATGCCCGGTGCGCAAAGCCGCTGGAGCGGCGGCAAGGATCTTTCGTGGGAACCGCTGCGCATCGAGCGCGTCTGCGAAGTGAAGTACGACCACCTGCAAGGCGACAGGTTCCGTCACGCAACGATCTTTCTGCGCTGGCGTCCCGACAAGAAGCCGGCCGACTGCCGATACGATCAGCTCGAGGTCACGACTCCTTACGAGCTCGCGAAGGTGTTCGGCGAGCAGAAGTCGCGCCGGGCGGCCGCCCGCTAGAGACGTCCTCGTCGGGATCGAGCGGTTCCTGCTCGGGCTGCAGCGGCGGCGGCACGTTGCGCAGGTTCACGCGCACGCGCGTCCACGTCGAGGATTTTCCACGCATCGCGTCCACCAGGATGTCGGCGGGCTCGAGATACTCCGACACGCGGCGGTGGCGTTTCTTCCAGCGTTCGAGACCCGCGAGCGCATCTTCGCGCCGCCACGCACGGCCGACTTCGATCAGCGGATTGGCCGCGGAGCGGCGCTCGGTCGCGTTCGCCGCGAGCTTGCGCTTCGACGGCTGCACGCGCGGCGGCTCGTTCTTCTGCTTCGCATAGTGCGGCGGCCACGGCGCGTCGCCGAGACCGTCTTTCGCCTGACGGTCGGCAAGCTCGAGCAGAAGCTCGAGGCTCGACGCGTGATCGTCGATGGCCGCGTGGCGGTCTCCGATCTCGCGAAAGCGCGCCGGCATCGTTGCGATCGTGAAGTCGGCGGGATCGCATTCGTCGATCTCGCTCCAGTCGAGCGGTGCCGACACGCGGGCATCGGGCTTCGGACGGATCGAGTATGCGGACGCAACGGTGCGATCCTTCGCGTTCTGGTTGTAGTCGAGGAAGACGCCGTGACGTTCTTCCTTCCACCATTTGCTCGATGCGATGGCAGGCGCGCGCCGTTCGACCTCGCGCGCCAGCGCTACCGCGGCGCGGCGCACGTCGTCGAATCCCCAGCGTCGCTGGATGCGCACGTTGATGTGGATGCCGCGCGAGCCCGATGTCTTCGGCCAGCCGACTAGCGAATATTCCGACAGCACTTCGCGAACCACAGCGGCGACGGCGCGGATCTGCGGCCATTCGACGCCGGGCACGGGATCGAGATCGACACGCAATTCGTTCGGATGATCGAGATCCTCGGCGAGCACCGGATGCGGGTGCAATTCTATGCAGGCGAGGTTGGCCATCCACGCAAGCGCTGCGGCATCGCGCGGAACGACTTCCTCCGCGACGCGGCCGGACGGAAACGAGATCGTCACCACTTCGATCCAGTCGGGCCGATGCTCGCTCGCACGCTTCTGGAAGAAGAACGACTCGCCGATTCCGTTCGGGTAACGCACGAGCACGTTCGGACGACCGCCGGCTCCGCGCAGCGCGCCGGCGGCGACCGACAGGTAGTACCGGGCGACGTCGAGCTTGGTGTAGCCGGCGTCCGGAAACAGAACCTTCTGCGGATTCGTGATCGCAACTTCGCGACCTTCGATCTCGAGGACGCGGGTTTCGCTTTTGCTTGCCGCCATCCCATTCCGACTAGCGAAGGACGGCGAGAGAAGCGACGCCGTTGCGGGAGTTTCACGCTCCGTCGAGGCGGATTATCCTTCGGGAAGCCGCGGGCGGGGGATTCAGTCGTTGTGCTCCATACGACGGCCGGGCCTACGCGTGGCGTGCCTTTTCGATCTCCGCGAGCAGAGCGGAGCGATCGAACCAGACTTCGTTGCGGCGGATCTTTCCGACGGCGTCGAGCTGAACCGAACAGACACCGATCACTTCGAGCGTGCGCGAGCCGACGGGAATCGTCGCGCACCACTTGTTGAGAAAGCCGTCCTCGAGCGGAATTCCCTCGATGTGTTTCCAGACCCAGGCCGGGTTGTACGCGAGCAGCTTGCGGAAATACGCGAGCAGCGCGGCCTTGCCGCGCACGCCCGCGGGAATCGCGGGATCCAGATACAGCGCATCGTCGGAATAGAAGCTCGCGAGCAGCTCCGGATCGTTGCCGGTCCAGGCCGGGAGCCACTTGTCGGTAAAGTGTCGTGCTTCTTCGGCGGTCAGGTACTTCATCGGAGAGTCTCCATTCTGCCGTCGCGTCGACGTCGAACGCGACGCCGTCCGCAGTTACGTGCGCGTCTGTTCGGCGCGCCGCTGAAGGGCGTCGGTCATCGAACGAAAGCCGTGCTCGAGCCGTGATCCGAGCATTGCCGCGACGACCGGGCTCAGCCAGCCCGAAAGCTCGAAGTGCGAGCGGTAATGCGTGCGCCCCGCGGCGCCCGCTGCGACCTCGTGGCAGCGGCGGCTGATGATCGCGCCGGCCCGGCCGCCGTCGAGTCCGTAGCAGAGACGAGCCTGCGGGACGTGCTCGAAGACCGCTTCGGTCTGCGACTGCGTGAACCACGGAAACAGCCGCACTTGCATGACGATCGGATCTCCGGCTTTGAGGCCGGACCGGCATGCGACGACGAACGGATTCCATTCCGGATAGGCCGCGAGATTCGTGACGACGTCCCAGACCACCGGCGGCGGCGCATCGATCTCGCGCGAAAGATCGATCACGAGTCCCATTCTCCGGCCTCTACCTTGCGACCGTGACGATGATCGACGCGGCCTGCTCGGCGGTGAGCACTTCGGTGTTGAGCACGACGTCGTAGCGGGTCGGCGATTCGTCGTCCACTTCGTAGAACGTACGCAGGTATTCGCGCCGGCCGCTGTCGCCTCTGGCGATAGCTTCCGCGGCGTCCTCCTGCGACAGGCCCCGCTCGGTCGCGATGCGACGAGCACGCACGTCGTCGGGCGCAGTGAGCAGCACACGCATCACGCCGCTCCTGCCGGCAAGGGCCAGCGACGCGGCATGCGCCGCGATCACCGCATTGCCCTGCTTGCCGACTTCGTGGATCACCGCGCGGATCAGCGTGCGAAGGTCTTCCTTGTCGGCCGGACGCGTGGTGGTGACCTCGGGAACGATCGGAACGGCGAAACCCGCGGCGAGCGCGGCAGGCCCGAGAGTCTGCTGCGCGGAGGCGAGGCTGTCGAGCAGGCGGTCGAAGAACGACTGCTTCTTTTCCGCGGCAGTAACGAGCGCCGGATCGACGCGCGCCATGCGCGAAGCTTCGAGGATGATCTCCTCGTTCACGTAGCGATAACCGAGCTGATCGGCGACGCGGTGACCGACCGGCTCGGCGCCGGCGCCGTCCGTGTACGAGATGCAGACCACGCGGAATCCCATGACCGGTGGCATAGGCCGTGCGCTTCACTCTCGCAAGGTGACTGCACCTCGCAGAGACGACGACGTCGGCGCGGTCGTTGCGTTATGGAGCCTGCTGTCCGCCGAGCAGCGGCAGGAGCTCGAGGATTGCCGACAGCGGCAGATCGTCGGTCGGGATCGGAGACTCGCAGATCGAAGGCGGCGGCGCGGGCGGCGACGGCAGCGACGGGACGCTCGCATCCGGATGCGCGAAGTCGAGGACCGTCAGCAGGTTTCCGACATCGCTCGATGCATCGCGGGCCGTGAGCGGAGCAAGGTTCCAGCGCCATTCGATCAGCTTGAGGACCGACGTGTGATCGAAAACCGTCGAATCGACGCGAGGATTTCCGGCTGCGCTGCGCGTGAACGGTGACGCGACGACGGCGGGCACGCGCATGCCGAGAAGCACCTTGCCGTCGACAACGTCTGGGTCGACGTCGTTCGGGGCGACCACGCGCGGCGGCGCGACGTGATCGAAGAATCCGCCCCATTCGTCGTACGTCACGATGAACACCGTATTGCTCCAGTCCGGACCATGAACGACCGCACTGAAGGCCTCGGCAAGAAACGCATCGCCGGTACGGATGTCGGCGTGCGGATGATCGTCGCCCGACGTGCCGCTCTCCTCATCGAGAAAACGCGGCTCGACGAACGAAACCGCGGGCAGCTTTCCGGCGGCGGCATCGACGAGGAACTGCTCGTGCGTCGCAAAGATCGGCGCGTATTTCGCACCCCACAGAAGAAGGAACGGGACGTCCGAGAAATAGTAGCGGTTGCTGATGCCGGCTTCGGCGAGCCGGTCCCAGATCGTCGGCAGCGTCGAGATGTCGAGCGTGTTCTCGATGCGGTCGGTCTGCGCGGCGTGCTGAAAGATCCGGTTCGGATAGGTCGATCCGAGGTGCGCAGCGAAGAAGTGGTCGAGCGTCGTGAACGTCTGCGCAAAGGTATTGAAGAACGGCCGGTCTGCCTCGTTGTAATAGCCGATTGCATACTCGTCGTTCGCCCCCGCGACGAGGAATCCGTCCATCTTGCCGTCGTCGTATTCTACCCGCGCGCCGTCGAACGAATGATCCGGGTCCGGATGGGTACATCCTTGCCAGTCGGGAGCCAGCGGCATCGTGCTGATCATCGATCCGTCCTCGGCAGGGTACGCAAGGTTCTGATTGCCGTCCGCATTCGGCATCCATCCGAGGAGATGATCGAAGCTGCGGTTCTCCATCATCACGACGACGATATGCTTTACGCTCGAGCGCGCCTTGCGCGGAGTCTTCGATCCGGCGTTTGCTCCGTGATGATCGTGCGCAGCGAGTGCGGTGTCGGGAAACGCGGATCCCAGAAGAAGTGCGATCAGCGAAGTGCCGGTCACGAGCAGGCTGTACGGTGTGGGTTTTTTGCAGACCATGTGCGCTCTCCTTGAAGCGTGAGTCTGGACACCCGGCGGCTTGCCCCGCAATCCATCGGTGACAAAACGGCCACCAATGCCCCGCGAATCGACAACCGACCGCAGGAAGCGTGCGCGACGGATCGCGAAGAAACTCTTCGCAGCGCACCCCGATGCGACCATCGCGCTGAGCTTCCGGAATCCGTTCGAGCTGATCTGCGCAACCGTGCTGTCGGCGCAGTGTACCGACGAGCGCGTGAACAAGACGACGCCGGCGCTGTTCGAGCGTTTCCCCGACGCGCGCTCGATGGCCGGCGCGTCGCCGGATGAGCTCGAGAACCTCATCCGCTCGACGGGATTCTACCGGGCCAAGGCGCGCTCGCTGCTTGGTCTTGCCAGTGCGATCACGACCGCACATCGCGGAGTCGTGCCGAAGACAATGGAAGAGCTCGTCGAGCTGCCTGGTGTCGGCCGCAAGACGGCCAACGTCGTGCTCGGCAATGCGTACGGCACGCCGGGCATCGTCGTCGACACGCACGTTCGCCGCGTATCGGGCAGGCTCGAGCTGACGGCCAGCGACGATCCGGTCGAGATCGAATCGGACCTGATGCAGCTCATCGAGCGCGCCGACTGGACGATGTTCTCGCACGCGATGATTTTTCACGGGCGACGGATCTGCATCGCGCGAAAACCAAAATGCCCGGAATGTCCGCTTCTCGACGATTGTCCGTTCCCGAAGCGCGCTGGAATAGCGGTGGCTCCCGATCGGGTTGCCGGCAGAACCGATCCGCGCGCACCGACGCGTTCGGCGGGAGGTGCGAAACGAAAGATCCCGTCTTGAGAACCGTCGGGCCCCGCGAAACGAAAGATTCTCTATTGAGAACCGTGTTTCCGGTCTTCATGGTGCGGGGATGCCCTTTTTCCGAGCGCTTCCCCGAGCTTTTGTAACAGCCTGTCTTCTGTCTTTGCTGCCGGTTGCTTCCGTGGTTTCGCCGCGTGTCGCCGCCGCTTCGACGAGCTGCGGCAACGGCGTCGTCGATGCCGGCGAGCAGTGCGACTCCGGCAGCGCGCTCGGCTCGCCGGAATGCAACACCGCGTGCCAGCGCACGGCATTCGAGCCGGCCGGACTTCCGTTCGGTGTTCCGATGAGCACATTGAGCAGCGATTTCGGCAATCTCGCCGAGATCTTTTCGCCGGGTCTCGACTGCAAACCGGCCTCCGTGCGCGATGGCGCGCGCGACCTCGAACCGGTTCACGTCAAATACCGGATCCACCTTTGCCGCACGCCGCTCGGCGTCGATTCGTTCACACCCGAGCAGGTGCGCGCCGCAATGAAACGTGCATCCGACGAGTACGCGCTCGGGGGCGTCATCCTCGAGGAAGAATCGCTGGTGCGATTTTCCGACAAGGACTGCCTCGTGTCGGCCGACGATTCGACGTGGTCGGACGCGCTGGTTGCGAACACACCCCCGGGCGTGCTCGCCGTCAGCTTCGTCACCGGAATTTCGATGGCGTCGAGCCAGTTCGCAGTCGGCGGCTACTGTTACTTCTTCGGTCCCATCTGCGTGAATGCCGGCGCATACGACACGCTGGTCGTGCACGAGCTCGGCCATTTCTTCGGGCTCGCGCACACGTTCGAATGCGAGTACGGCTCGGAAACGCGGGCGGCGTGCTCGTCGACGGGCGATTTTCTCTGTGACACTCCGCCCGACCGCGGCCCCGCCGGCGTCAGCGGCATTGCGCAATGTGCGAACGGCTCGCTGCTCGACGGCTCGTGTTCGGGAACCTGCGGCCACAAGGTCTGCACCGACGGGAGCGTCCCCGACTCGTTCGACTGGATGGGCTACTACCACTGCACGCCCGGGCATTTCACCGACCAGCAGCGCGACTTCATGCGCTGCACGCTCGATCACGAGATGCGGCCGTACAACGCCAACACGTTCGTCGCGCCGACGACGACCCTGCCGCAGACGACGACCACGACGACACCGGAGACGACGTCGACCACGATGGCCGACGAAACGTCATGCGGAGACGTCAACGACGACGGCGTGATCACCGCCGCCGACGCGC
It encodes:
- a CDS encoding M12 family metallo-peptidase — encoded protein: MHRIRFLLCISVVAATFGGIGSGAAHATPDELFSAADPPGSGAPPDVPPSVRRRFVRTNHALLDAGQDVRLNLFSDTQPVASGVVLTDHPSGLRSWSAGVEGGNRALLVVRGDGVTGLVPDGDAIYEIRPLAGGISEIRQIDRDALPPEAEPDPSAVASGAARAAQAATGTASFDAVDTIRVLIAYTPAAASASGDIEAAAQLAVDAANDAYANSAMATRIELVATAATDYVESGTIATDLSRLQGKTDGYMDELHELRNAYLADFVSLLTNDGAGYCGMAKLMATLSPSFESSAFSVVWLPCSATNWTTAHELGHNMGCQHDRANSTSSPAFTYAYGFQDPGGQFRTIMGVAEGCAGDCPRIAHFANPDVSYTGLPTGISPADPDAADCALAIDATSPVTANFRSLVEPANVAASTSRSDAVQLTFTHPWPWQFQIYRAVHGEPMAGLAVADATSYDDASATPGTSYDYWISARTELGEESAIAGPVTGMRAIPDCGNGVLEIPAEQCDDGGRLEGDGCDSACMNENALDSEAGLCVTTINDRTIGVAKAQGKENLTCLAGASAGTDSDADSCLVADAKGKVARAREKTVAADERFCLTPPEIGYAGALVAAAAAESERRSWLLDLLGDDVSAAALAKAADPVGAACQRAVAKAADRLMISYVTSFARCVKARIQDGAAFAAENLEACFDDVAADSLVMSSHIAMDATRLRQARIKSCAGMDLSAAFPGQCAAFTDTGFDACVASGAACRMCRLFDAADALARDCDLFDNAASDSSCVP
- a CDS encoding DUF3995 domain-containing protein; its protein translation is MAFTIACVLAILSMLHVYWGVEGIEAPSAVIPEVDGKPAFIPDARDCYAVAAALALASILVTTRGGLLRSPFPEAWTQIGTISVGAVLAVRAIGDFHLMGFFKRVRGTAFAEWDTHLFSPLSLVLGLATLWVALMDKTF
- a CDS encoding ATP-dependent DNA ligase, which codes for MFPIEPPVEPMLAKLAEEIPAAGGFLYEPKWDGFRSIVFRGGPGEVFIQSRDSRPLDRYFPEMHDAFAELLPDGCVVDGELVMPAAAGLDFDALQMRLHPAASRVAKLAKETPASFVAFDLLAAGGRSMLELPQAERRRELEKLLGRTKPPIHLTPMTRDLETATRWLREFEGAGLDGVIAKPETALYQPGKRAMFKVKHVRTADCVVAGFRWHKQGEGLVGSLLLGLYDGAGVLHHVGVSSAFTMSVRRELAAELEPLRRNAMAGHPWRDWAQADESSQRMPGAQSRWSGGKDLSWEPLRIERVCEVKYDHLQGDRFRHATIFLRWRPDKKPADCRYDQLEVTTPYELAKVFGEQKSRRAAAR
- a CDS encoding DNA primase small subunit domain-containing protein, with the protein product MAASKSETRVLEIEGREVAITNPQKVLFPDAGYTKLDVARYYLSVAAGALRGAGGRPNVLVRYPNGIGESFFFQKRASEHRPDWIEVVTISFPSGRVAEEVVPRDAAALAWMANLACIELHPHPVLAEDLDHPNELRVDLDPVPGVEWPQIRAVAAVVREVLSEYSLVGWPKTSGSRGIHINVRIQRRWGFDDVRRAAVALAREVERRAPAIASSKWWKEERHGVFLDYNQNAKDRTVASAYSIRPKPDARVSAPLDWSEIDECDPADFTIATMPARFREIGDRHAAIDDHASSLELLLELADRQAKDGLGDAPWPPHYAKQKNEPPRVQPSKRKLAANATERRSAANPLIEVGRAWRREDALAGLERWKKRHRRVSEYLEPADILVDAMRGKSSTWTRVRVNLRNVPPPLQPEQEPLDPDEDVSSGRPPGATSARRTPSRARKES
- a CDS encoding nuclear transport factor 2 family protein yields the protein MKYLTAEEARHFTDKWLPAWTGNDPELLASFYSDDALYLDPAIPAGVRGKAALLAYFRKLLAYNPAWVWKHIEGIPLEDGFLNKWCATIPVGSRTLEVIGVCSVQLDAVGKIRRNEVWFDRSALLAEIEKARHA
- a CDS encoding SRPBCC domain-containing protein, whose amino-acid sequence is MIDLSREIDAPPPVVWDVVTNLAAYPEWNPFVVACRSGLKAGDPIVMQVRLFPWFTQSQTEAVFEHVPQARLCYGLDGGRAGAIISRRCHEVAAGAAGRTHYRSHFELSGWLSPVVAAMLGSRLEHGFRSMTDALQRRAEQTRT
- a CDS encoding cytidylate kinase-like family protein, with amino-acid sequence MPPVMGFRVVCISYTDGAGAEPVGHRVADQLGYRYVNEEIILEASRMARVDPALVTAAEKKQSFFDRLLDSLASAQQTLGPAALAAGFAVPIVPEVTTTRPADKEDLRTLIRAVIHEVGKQGNAVIAAHAASLALAGRSGVMRVLLTAPDDVRARRIATERGLSQEDAAEAIARGDSGRREYLRTFYEVDDESPTRYDVVLNTEVLTAEQAASIIVTVAR
- a CDS encoding alkaline phosphatase family protein, translated to MVCKKPTPYSLLVTGTSLIALLLGSAFPDTALAAHDHHGANAGSKTPRKARSSVKHIVVVMMENRSFDHLLGWMPNADGNQNLAYPAEDGSMISTMPLAPDWQGCTHPDPDHSFDGARVEYDDGKMDGFLVAGANDEYAIGYYNEADRPFFNTFAQTFTTLDHFFAAHLGSTYPNRIFQHAAQTDRIENTLDISTLPTIWDRLAEAGISNRYYFSDVPFLLLWGAKYAPIFATHEQFLVDAAAGKLPAVSFVEPRFLDEESGTSGDDHPHADIRTGDAFLAEAFSAVVHGPDWSNTVFIVTYDEWGGFFDHVAPPRVVAPNDVDPDVVDGKVLLGMRVPAVVASPFTRSAAGNPRVDSTVFDHTSVLKLIEWRWNLAPLTARDASSDVGNLLTVLDFAHPDASVPSLPSPPAPPPSICESPIPTDDLPLSAILELLPLLGGQQAP
- the nth gene encoding endonuclease III, with product MPRESTTDRRKRARRIAKKLFAAHPDATIALSFRNPFELICATVLSAQCTDERVNKTTPALFERFPDARSMAGASPDELENLIRSTGFYRAKARSLLGLASAITTAHRGVVPKTMEELVELPGVGRKTANVVLGNAYGTPGIVVDTHVRRVSGRLELTASDDPVEIESDLMQLIERADWTMFSHAMIFHGRRICIARKPKCPECPLLDDCPFPKRAGIAVAPDRVAGRTDPRAPTRSAGGAKRKIPS
- a CDS encoding M43 family zinc metalloprotease, encoding MVSPRVAAASTSCGNGVVDAGEQCDSGSALGSPECNTACQRTAFEPAGLPFGVPMSTLSSDFGNLAEIFSPGLDCKPASVRDGARDLEPVHVKYRIHLCRTPLGVDSFTPEQVRAAMKRASDEYALGGVILEEESLVRFSDKDCLVSADDSTWSDALVANTPPGVLAVSFVTGISMASSQFAVGGYCYFFGPICVNAGAYDTLVVHELGHFFGLAHTFECEYGSETRAACSSTGDFLCDTPPDRGPAGVSGIAQCANGSLLDGSCSGTCGHKVCTDGSVPDSFDWMGYYHCTPGHFTDQQRDFMRCTLDHEMRPYNANTFVAPTTTLPQTTTTTTPETTSTTMADETSCGDVNDDGVITAADALGVLRAGVGLFGCAVWQCDYDGSGIISASDALEVLKAAIGAGASADCPARY